In Phacochoerus africanus isolate WHEZ1 chromosome 2, ROS_Pafr_v1, whole genome shotgun sequence, one DNA window encodes the following:
- the LOC125119973 gene encoding interferon tau-like: protein MAHIQLLLAGVILSSTAAGTLGQFSGIHRLENREIFMLLRQMKRISSQACLKDRTDFQFPWKGGKTTRTQTSQGTCFHPLMLQQIINLFNTENSRAAWNDTLLDQLLSRLHHGLERLEQMEDDNLACAYLGSVVRKYFQRIHRYLKKKEYSSCAWEVVRVETQVCLSLMQQSSTKSQERKKAHL from the coding sequence ATGGCCCACATCCAGTTGCTCCTGGCAGGGGTGATACTCTCCTCCACTGCTGCTGGCACTCTTGGCCAATTCTCTGGGATCCATAGGTTAGAGAACAGGGAAATCTTCATGCTTTTAAGACAGATGAAAAGGATCTCCTCTCAGGCATGCCTAAAGGACAGAACTGACTTCCAATTTCCTTGGAAAGGAGGCAAAACCACCAGAACACAGACATCTCAAGGCACCTGTTTCCACCCTCTGATGCTCCAGCAGATCATCAACCTCTTCAACACAGAGAACAGCCGTGCTGCTTGGAACGACACCCTCCTCGATCAACTACTCTCTCGCCTTCATCACGGCCTGGAACGACTAGAGCAGATGGAAGATGACAATCTGGCTTGTGCCTATTTGGGAAGTGTTGTCcggaaatatttccaaagaatCCATCGCTATCTCAAAAAGAAGGAATATAGTTCCTGTGCCTGGGAGGTTGTCAGAGTAGAAACTCAAGTGTGCCTTTCCCTTATGCAGCAATCGTCAACGAAGagtcaagagagaaaaaaggcaCACTTGTGA
- the LOC125119970 gene encoding interferon alpha-1-like: MAPTSAFLTALVLLSCNATCSLGCDLPQTHSLAHTRALRLLAQMRRISPFSCLDHRRDFGSPHEAFGGNQVQKAQAMALVHEMLQQTFQLFSTEGSAAAWDESLLHQLCTGLDQQLRDLEACVVQEAGLEGTPLLEEDSILAVRKYFHRLTLYLQEKSYSPCAWEVIRAEVMRVFSSSTNLQDRLRKKE, encoded by the coding sequence ATGGCCCCAACCTCAGCCTTCCTCACGGCCCTGGTGCTGCTCAGCTGCAATGCCACCTGCTCTCTGGGCTGCGACCTGCCTCAGACCCACAGCCTGGCTCACACCAGGGCCCTGAGGCTCCTGGCACAAATGAGGAGAATCTCCCCCTTCTCCTGCCTGGACCACAGAAGGGACTTTGGATCCCCTCATGAGGCTTTTGGGGGCAACCAGGTCCAGAAGGCTCAAGCCATGGCTCTGGTGCATGAGATGCTCCAGCAGACCTTCCAGCTCTTCAGCACAGAGGGCTCGGCTGCTGCCTGGGATGAGAGCCTCCTGCACCAGCTCTGCACTGGACTGGATCAGCAGCTCAGGGACCTGGAAGCCTGTGTCGTGCAGGAGGCGGGGCTGGAAGGGACCCCCCTGCTGGAGGAGGACTCCATCCTGGCTGTGAGGAAATACTTCCACAGACTCACCCTCTATCTGCAAGAGAAGAGCTACAGCCCCTGTGCCTGGGAGGTCATCAGGGCAGAAGTCATGAGAGTCTTCTCTTCCTCCACAAACCTGCAAGACAGACTCAGGAAGAAGGAGTGA